A region from the Branchiostoma floridae strain S238N-H82 chromosome 9, Bfl_VNyyK, whole genome shotgun sequence genome encodes:
- the LOC118422948 gene encoding decapping and exoribonuclease protein-like gives MELPKQLGTFSVTSDGFFNDDRNLRSYKPVADRGRLDLDKGYDAKFVDYKDEEDDGDLDNILKWIKSQDPNVLAGVEFVTRRAILTKVMRGQWWKLAVTKFNGIWYISTTAVHEQKTGKQPSAEKQKGDKRKLYWGHKFEQYMTGCADSPEGEPNTVDLNEGFYTVVKYKLKSHSLLFSAEVDAIGETGSYVEFKTFAIPQKKDVDQEVNTKFKNCWVQSYLAGVDEIVFGIRRDDKAKGVVTESQTRKITDGKAEYDSDWKSYADRCDKFLSEVKDYVKEDNASIVYLYQHGQKPYKEPKARPFLTVLTADDEQ, from the exons ATGGAGCTACCTAAACAATTGGGCACTTTCTCAGTGACTTCGGATGGATTCTTTAATGACGATCGAAACCTGAGGTCCTACAAACCAGTGGCCGATCGCGGACGTCTTGATCTCGACAAGGGTTATGATGCAAAGTTCGTGGACTACAAAGACGAAGAAGACGACGGCGATTTGGACAACATTTTGAAATGGATTAAAAGTCAGGACCCAAA CGTTTTGGCCGGTGTGGAATTCGTGACCAGGAGAGCTATCCTCACCAAGGTCATGCGCGGGCAGTGGTGGAAGTTGGCGGTGACGAAGTTCAATGGTATCTGGTACATCAGTACTACTGCAGTACACGAGCAGAAGACCGGGAAGCAGCCAAGCGCGGAGAAGCAGAAAGGGGACAAAAGGAAGCTCTACTGGGGTCACAAGTTCGAGCAGTACATGACAGGATGCGCAG ACAGCCCGGAGGGAGAACCGAACACCGTAGACCTGAATGAAGGGTTTTACACCGTGGTGAAATACAAGCTGAAATCCCACTCCCTCCTGTTCTCTGCTGAGGTGGACGCGATAGGGGAGACAGGGAGCTACGTGGAGTTCAAAACATTCGCGATCCCGCAAAAGAAGGATGTCGATCAAGAAGTTAACAC GAAGTTTAAGAACTGCTGGGTGCAGTCATACCTGGCGGGAGTGGACGAAATAGTTTTTGGTATCCGTCGTGACGACAAGGCCAAGGGCGTGGTCACAGAGTCCCAAACAAGGAAAATAACCGACGGAAAG GCAGAGTACGATAGTGACTGGAAGTCGTATGCAGACAGATGTGACAAATTTCTGTCTGAAGTAAAGGACTATGTGAAGGAAGACAATGCAAG CATTGTCTACCTGTATCAACATGGACAGAAGCCATATAAAGAACCCAAGGCACGCCCCTTTCTGACTGTTCTGACTGCTGACGACGAGCAATGA
- the LOC118422508 gene encoding uncharacterized protein LOC118422508 has protein sequence MARYMQLHLNGGKGPDGRTMVPDDLFRELHTVQFFKPYEPNKELYRPQYPVGARNIGEALGLEVADYRGYRRVYYFGLSAGFTSLMSLFPDQSGGVFTVLNGPEFPLSVYMDVHSTLHYRVADMLLGLEPWLNTTTACSFPQPWVTSSSSVTYNADDTDDTMPSAYSLDFPRDKRDYEGTFGNPIFGNLTIRLNSTDGTLRFKHGLIGHGIILPLATTSGNRVLLNGPIRLLAPVAAYFEETQGGAINRLVIPVTSAEPSVVFERGLKLTDVDELPTAGGCTVSGAEATVYDMWPYDLQLGVAFIVFAFKFI, from the exons ATGGCGCGGTACATGCAGCTCCACCTGAACGGAGGGAAGGGACCGGACGGACGGACCATGGTGCCTGATGATCTATTCAGAGAGTTACACACGGTACAGTTCTTCAAGCCGTACGAGCCAAACAAGGAACTCTACCGGCCACAGTACCCGGTTGGAGCAAGAAACATCGGAGAAGCACTCGGTCTGGAAGTTGCTGATTACAGAG GGTACAGAAGGGTGTATTATTTTGGACTTTCCGCGGGCTTTACGTCTCTGATGTCGTTATTTCCGGACCAATCAGGGGGTGTGTTCACCGTTTTGAATGGCCCAGAGTTTCCACTGAGCGTTTACATGGACGTCCACAGCACCCTACACTATCGTGTTGCAGACATGTTACTCG GTTTGGAGCCATGGCTGAACACTACCACCGCCTGTAGCTTCCCACAACCCTGGGTTACATCCAGCTCCTCGGTTACATACAACGCTGACGACACTGATGACACCATGCCTTCCGCATATTCTCTCGACTTCCCACGAGACAAACGAGACTACGAGGGCACGTTCGGTAACCCCATATTCGGTAACCTTACCATTCGGCTCAACTCAACAGATGGAACTTTACGTTTTAAACATGGTCTGATTGGCCATGGGATAATCCTTCCACTAGCGACAACTTCTGGCAACAGGGTACTGCTCAATGGGCCCATAAGGCTATTGGCGCCCGTTGCTGCTTATTTTGAGGAAACGCAAGGGGGCGCCATTAACCGTCTGGTGATACCAGTCACCTCTGCAGAGCCTTCCGTTGTGTTTGAAAGAGGCCTGAAACTTACGGATGTAGACGAGCTACCAACAGCTGGGGGATGtactgtctctggtgctgaagcTACTGTCTATGATATGTGGCCCTATGATCTGCAGCTTGGGGTTGCGTTTATAGTTTTTGCCTTCAAATTCATTTAG
- the LOC118422949 gene encoding gigasin-6-like, with translation MMANRQLVFLFSSMLLVVFSPTVTEMLEQDLADLDSFIQSLMACESKPTVGLSISVVKNGDVVFSKGYGKRDLNQGLPVDNKTIFGLGSISKSFTATLLASVLAERDDVTWDTPLVDILGRDFSFQDEFLTKKTTLRDVLSHRTGLQRFSLQLLQYGMDIDRAEFARRVRHFSQVHPFRTVFSYNNFLYTLAGHVAERLAGKPFEQLLRERILLPLGMNDTTFLADALEEGDFSNSAQCYLTYNKNGSSLTLDREAFRGYSAGPCASSPPEEDAVLSVPDLPTLKVRREEAAVQLVERMLKEDHPLHDMVPPTRTGATGLTLRNSRTISLPKARTKRFSKSFLHSAIRLYNKKVTQ, from the exons ATGATGGCGAACCGTCAGCTTGTGTTCCTATTCTCTTCCATGCTTCTGGTAGTCTTTTCCCCGACCGTTACAGAAATGTTAGAACAAGACCTTGCCGACTTGGACAGTTTTATACAATCCCTCATGGCTTGCGAGAGTAAACCAACCGTTGGCCTGTCCATTTCAGTCGTTAAAAACGGAGACGTGGTCTTTTCTAAGGGGTACGGCAAGCGGGacttgaaccagggtctcccggTCGACAACAAGACTATCTTCGGCCTCGGGTCCATTTCCAAATCCTTCACGGCGACTCTCTTGGCGAGCGTTCTCGCTGAGAGAGATGACGTCACATGGGACACGCCGTTAGTCGACATACTGGGGCGCGATTTCAGTTTTCAAGACGAATTTCTGACGAAGAAGACAACTCTGCGCGACGTTCTTTCCCACAGGACCGGACTGCAGAGGTTTTCGTTACAGTTGTTACAGTACGGGATGGACATAGACAGGGCGGAGTTCGCAAG GAGGGTTCGCCACTTCTCCCAGGTCCATCCCTTCCGCACGGTTTTCTCCTACAACAACTTCCTCTACACCCTGGCGGGGCACGTCGCCGAAAGGCTTGCCGGGAAACCATTCGAACAGCTGTTACGGGAAAGGATCCTCCTCCCTCTGGGTATGAATGACACCACGTTTCTCGCGGATGCGCTTGAGGAAGGTGACTTCTCGAATTCTGCCCAGTGCTACCTGACCTACAACAAGAATGGATCTTCCCTCACCCTCGATCGAGAAGCCTTCAG AGGGTACAGCGCCGGGCCCTGCGCATCATCACCCCCGGAGGAAGACGCAGTGCTCAGTGTGCCCGACTTGCCCACACTGAAAGTCAGACGAGAGGAGGCAGCGGTACAGCTGGTTGAACGCATGCTCAAGGAAGACCACCCCCTGCATGACATGGTTCCACCCACAAGAACAGGGGCCACGGGACTCACACTTAGAAACTCTAGGACAATCAGTTTACCAAAAGCCCGTACTAAGAGATTCAGTAAGTCATTCCTCCATAGCGCCATCCGTCTATACAACAAGAAGGTTACACAGTAG